In one Neobacillus sp. CF12 genomic region, the following are encoded:
- a CDS encoding S8 family serine peptidase, whose product MAKRYTKSFLVTLVFLLVLSTMGAGVGAVNVTDSKAAPELANLVGNFNFSSTKNTSVIVELEEPSIVEAKHTGKKQTKANLSKIRNQVKSDVSKAVKSLKVSREYDYVFSGFAVELPANEIPSLLAVPGVKAVYPDVTYKVTSVGKGELLSKDEYSPNMLASAPHIGANDAWDAGFTGKGITVAVIDTGADYTHPDLDQAFGDYKGWDFVDNDNDPQETPRNNSNPDDETAHGTHVSGTVAANGQIKGVAPEAKLLAYRVLGPGGSGTTEAVIAGIEQAVKDGADVMNLSLGNSINDPDYATSIALDWAMAEGVVAVTSNGNSGPANWTVGSPGTSRDAISVGATQLPYNVYDSTITTTGGVAYPSAKVMGFPSDEAINALDGKEYEYVHVGFGSPAEFEGKDVKGKIALISRGAGIAFVDKAIAAKAAGAVGAIIYNNAAGEIVMVPGTEIPTIRTTQEDGKKLLAELANGNNKVTFNIEYNSTVGETMADFSSRGPVNNTWMIKPDVSAPGVNITSTVPTHDPENPHGYASYQGTSMASPHVAGTAALLLQKNPNWSVQDVKAALMNTAEELINPVTGNAYPHNTQGAGSIRVMDTLETETLATPGSHSFGTFYKNKGKQVEKQHFTIKNLSDENKTYNFQVNMGENSDSIKVSTSNNLKVNAGKSQSVNLNVQVDAGKLEQGYYEGSITISDGKSTFDVPTILFVQEPDYPRAEYVGVNQLGDGQFEIEGLFPGGAESVELFVYLSNADGAPLGYLGDIAVYENVAPGYTTFAWDGKITVGANGIPDGFKLPAGNYYNIYAYATYKGQSNTAGANFLLE is encoded by the coding sequence ATGGCAAAGAGGTATACTAAATCTTTTCTCGTTACTCTTGTATTCTTATTAGTATTATCAACAATGGGTGCAGGTGTAGGTGCTGTTAATGTTACGGATAGTAAGGCTGCACCGGAACTTGCTAACTTAGTTGGTAATTTTAATTTCTCTTCAACCAAAAACACAAGTGTAATTGTTGAACTAGAAGAACCATCAATCGTTGAGGCGAAACATACAGGAAAAAAACAAACTAAAGCAAATTTATCAAAAATACGTAATCAAGTTAAATCAGATGTTAGTAAAGCAGTAAAAAGCTTAAAAGTAAGCCGCGAATATGACTATGTTTTTTCTGGTTTTGCAGTTGAATTGCCTGCGAATGAAATTCCTTCATTATTGGCTGTGCCAGGAGTAAAGGCAGTCTATCCAGATGTAACTTATAAAGTAACTAGCGTAGGCAAAGGTGAATTACTATCTAAAGATGAGTATAGTCCAAATATGTTAGCAAGTGCCCCGCATATCGGTGCAAATGATGCATGGGATGCCGGATTCACTGGAAAAGGGATAACAGTAGCGGTTATTGACACTGGTGCCGATTACACTCATCCAGATTTGGACCAAGCGTTTGGGGATTATAAAGGTTGGGATTTTGTAGATAACGATAACGATCCACAAGAAACACCTAGAAATAATAGTAACCCTGATGACGAAACAGCTCATGGTACTCACGTCTCTGGTACAGTTGCCGCTAATGGACAAATTAAAGGTGTAGCTCCTGAAGCAAAGCTGCTCGCTTACAGAGTTTTAGGGCCGGGCGGAAGCGGAACAACTGAGGCCGTTATTGCTGGTATTGAACAAGCTGTTAAAGACGGCGCAGATGTTATGAACCTTTCTTTAGGTAATTCTATAAATGATCCTGATTATGCTACAAGCATTGCCTTAGACTGGGCAATGGCTGAAGGTGTAGTTGCAGTAACATCGAACGGAAACAGCGGTCCAGCTAACTGGACAGTTGGTTCACCAGGAACGTCTCGTGACGCTATTTCTGTTGGTGCTACACAACTTCCTTACAATGTTTATGACTCAACCATTACTACTACTGGTGGCGTTGCCTATCCTTCTGCTAAGGTAATGGGCTTCCCAAGTGATGAGGCAATTAACGCTCTTGATGGAAAAGAATATGAGTATGTTCATGTTGGTTTCGGCTCCCCTGCCGAATTTGAAGGAAAAGATGTAAAAGGAAAAATCGCATTAATCAGCCGTGGAGCTGGAATCGCCTTCGTTGACAAAGCTATTGCTGCAAAAGCTGCCGGTGCAGTTGGCGCAATCATCTATAATAACGCTGCTGGTGAAATCGTAATGGTTCCAGGTACAGAAATACCAACCATTAGAACAACCCAAGAAGATGGTAAAAAATTATTAGCAGAATTAGCAAATGGGAACAATAAAGTAACCTTCAATATTGAATACAATTCAACAGTTGGAGAAACAATGGCTGACTTCTCTTCTCGTGGACCAGTAAATAATACCTGGATGATAAAGCCGGATGTTTCTGCTCCTGGTGTAAACATTACAAGTACTGTTCCAACACACGACCCTGAAAATCCACATGGTTATGCTTCATACCAAGGAACTAGTATGGCATCACCACATGTAGCGGGTACAGCAGCACTACTCTTGCAAAAGAACCCAAATTGGAGCGTTCAGGATGTAAAGGCTGCTTTAATGAATACCGCGGAAGAACTAATTAATCCTGTTACTGGTAATGCATATCCTCACAATACACAAGGTGCAGGAAGCATTCGAGTAATGGACACTCTTGAAACGGAAACTCTTGCTACCCCTGGAAGTCATTCTTTTGGAACCTTCTATAAGAATAAAGGCAAACAGGTTGAAAAGCAGCACTTTACAATTAAGAACCTTTCTGATGAAAACAAGACTTATAACTTCCAAGTTAACATGGGTGAAAATTCAGATTCAATCAAAGTATCTACTAGCAACAACTTAAAAGTAAATGCTGGTAAGTCGCAAAGTGTTAATTTGAATGTTCAAGTTGACGCAGGAAAATTAGAGCAAGGCTATTATGAAGGCTCAATTACAATCAGTGATGGAAAATCAACTTTTGATGTACCGACTATTTTGTTCGTCCAAGAGCCTGATTATCCACGTGCTGAATATGTTGGTGTAAATCAACTTGGTGATGGTCAATTTGAAATTGAGGGATTATTCCCAGGTGGAGCAGAATCAGTTGAACTCTTTGTCTATCTCTCAAATGCAGATGGAGCACCACTTGGATATTTAGGTGACATTGCCGTTTACGAGAATGTTGCACCAGGTTACACTACGTTTGCTTGGGATGGAAAAATTACAGTTGGGGCTAACGGTATTCCAGATGGATTTAAACTTCCTGCCGGAAATTACTACAACATCTATGCTTATGCAACATACAAAGGTCAATCAAATACAGCTGGTGCGAATTTTCTCCTTGAATAA
- a CDS encoding HAD family hydrolase: MSEYKVLFLDIDGTIITPDDSIEQSTIKAIRQIKEKGMEVFLATGRPLHEIRELAQELDVNSLIGYNGAFAIYQGKDLFQEPMNKNSVEQFIDIAKKNQHEFVLYTKDQNIFSDLKADCVKEFIEKFHLHKNHPLSSSIDLEILGISLINLKPKDTELYKFDTQIHLSQVNVEGMFHCYDVIRDRVNKGVGVHYVLKHLRLEKENAIAFGDGMNDREMLTNVGEGFAMGNGHPDLFQYAKHKTTAVGDSGIYNGLKKLGIVD; this comes from the coding sequence ATGTCTGAGTATAAGGTGTTATTTCTAGATATTGATGGAACCATCATTACGCCAGATGATTCCATTGAGCAATCTACGATAAAAGCGATTCGTCAGATTAAAGAAAAAGGCATGGAGGTTTTTTTGGCAACAGGCAGGCCCTTACACGAAATTAGAGAACTTGCCCAAGAATTAGATGTTAACTCCCTAATTGGGTATAACGGCGCATTTGCTATTTACCAGGGGAAAGACCTTTTTCAAGAGCCAATGAATAAAAATAGTGTCGAACAATTCATTGACATCGCGAAAAAGAATCAACATGAATTTGTACTCTATACAAAGGACCAAAATATATTTTCTGATTTGAAAGCAGATTGCGTGAAGGAATTTATTGAGAAATTCCATTTACATAAAAATCACCCTCTTTCATCATCCATCGATCTTGAGATTCTGGGAATATCATTGATCAATTTAAAACCAAAGGATACTGAATTATACAAATTTGATACTCAAATTCATTTATCGCAAGTAAATGTCGAAGGTATGTTTCATTGTTATGACGTAATTCGAGATCGAGTCAATAAAGGCGTCGGTGTTCACTATGTGCTGAAGCATCTTCGATTGGAGAAGGAAAATGCGATAGCATTCGGTGATGGCATGAACGATAGAGAAATGTTAACAAACGTTGGTGAAGGTTTTGCTATGGGGAATGGACACCCGGACCTCTTTCAATACGCAAAGCATAAAACAACTGCTGTAGGTGATTCTGGAATCTATAATGGGTTAAAAAAACTTGGGATAGTAGATTAA
- a CDS encoding MerR family transcriptional regulator: protein MKTFTQKEVSKKINVTPATLRKWEKELDEYLEIPRTKQGARIYSQVEIDLLLEIKNMYENKLSTAMILQTLQKGFEPEEEDVTEPPVSTLAIVTQEMTPVSNEELAIKNADQFFDAMDQYKQTFLNEVKEEIRSVLRKEVVEEVKKEISEGAHYTVNSISETITKSTATTKAEIAGLSGHLEKNAEQTTERLLYLSKSIANASHETSEEIYTLSKQLSQSTEELAHYVDITNTEIYNLSEAIEVDRLERGKERDQFRHEITQREAAFQDLLTGFRDVAATREKKWWKFWE from the coding sequence ATGAAAACTTTCACACAAAAGGAAGTTTCCAAAAAAATAAATGTTACACCTGCCACTTTAAGAAAATGGGAAAAGGAACTTGATGAATATCTTGAAATTCCTCGAACAAAACAAGGGGCAAGAATTTATTCACAGGTAGAGATAGATTTACTTTTGGAAATTAAAAACATGTATGAAAACAAACTTAGTACCGCAATGATTTTACAAACGCTGCAAAAAGGGTTTGAACCTGAGGAAGAAGATGTTACTGAACCTCCTGTTTCGACCTTAGCAATTGTTACCCAAGAGATGACCCCAGTTTCGAATGAAGAGCTTGCCATTAAGAATGCCGACCAATTTTTCGATGCCATGGACCAATATAAGCAAACTTTTTTAAATGAAGTAAAAGAGGAGATTAGAAGTGTTCTTCGAAAGGAAGTAGTGGAAGAAGTCAAAAAAGAAATTTCAGAGGGTGCTCATTATACGGTGAATTCCATCTCTGAGACTATTACGAAATCTACCGCTACTACAAAAGCGGAAATTGCTGGACTTTCTGGTCACCTTGAAAAAAATGCTGAACAAACGACTGAAAGACTTCTATATTTATCAAAGAGTATTGCCAATGCTTCACATGAAACCTCAGAAGAGATTTATACACTTTCGAAACAGTTATCACAATCTACAGAAGAACTGGCTCATTACGTTGATATTACAAACACAGAAATTTATAACCTATCCGAAGCAATTGAAGTGGACCGTTTAGAGCGTGGAAAAGAACGGGACCAATTTCGCCATGAAATTACCCAAAGAGAAGCTGCTTTTCAGGATCTATTAACTGGATTCCGAGATGTAGCTGCAACAAGGGAAAAGAAATGGTGGAAATTTTGGGAGTAA
- a CDS encoding sporulation protein has translation MTLKDYLTKLKIGLPKTMVHLDKQVYEAGSVINGTIEITGGLLKNKIKRYDIDLVGIDSQAFVEETLNSHSVFCSFECCPNQTGKITFLIDVPDDIQVNQNSFQYSLMINIDLGNANNITQTVPIMIGAVS, from the coding sequence ATGACATTAAAAGATTATTTAACAAAACTAAAGATTGGTTTACCAAAAACAATGGTTCATTTAGATAAACAGGTATATGAAGCCGGAAGTGTTATTAACGGTACCATTGAGATAACTGGTGGACTATTAAAAAATAAAATAAAAAGATATGATATCGATCTAGTAGGGATTGATTCACAGGCATTTGTAGAAGAAACATTAAATAGTCATTCTGTTTTCTGTTCATTTGAATGTTGTCCAAATCAGACAGGAAAGATTACGTTCTTAATTGATGTTCCTGATGATATTCAAGTTAATCAAAATTCCTTTCAATATTCGCTAATGATTAATATTGATTTAGGTAATGCAAATAACATCACGCAAACTGTTCCCATCATGATTGGTGCGGTTTCATAG
- a CDS encoding aminotransferase class V-fold PLP-dependent enzyme produces the protein MITARIGSKWYRLPENLEDYFDTFRSQIIGIDQEFDSPYGKKPIIYADWTASGRLYRPIEQKISEVFGPFMANTHTESNITSLMMTGIYNQSRKIIKEHVNADENDVLILDGFGMTSVMNKFQRILGIRVPEQWKDHIRLSEEDRPVVFLTHMEHHSNQTSWLETLADVEIIRPDSKGLIDVTHLKQLLSHYRDRKVKIGSFTACSNVTGIQTPFHQLAKIMHKHGGLCIVDFAASAPYIKIDMHPEDPMEKLDAILFSPHKFLGGPGTSGVLIFDKRIYTNRVPDHPGGGTVTWTNPWGEHHYINDIEHREDGGTPGILQAIRSALCIKLKEQMGVEKIIAREKEQLELLLTGLKDIPNMHVLESQQEKRIGIVSFTITNIHYNLIVRLLNDRFGFQVRGGCSCAGTYGHYLLDIDQNKSKQIAEQIDQGDLSTKPGWVRFSIHPIMTNAEVLLFVDAIKEITRNIGEWKKDYVYDPASNDYFFNQHVRQDMSPLFSLDEV, from the coding sequence ATGATTACTGCAAGGATCGGTAGCAAATGGTATCGACTGCCGGAAAATCTTGAGGATTATTTTGATACGTTTCGATCCCAAATTATCGGCATTGATCAAGAATTTGATTCACCTTATGGGAAGAAGCCGATTATTTATGCAGATTGGACGGCAAGTGGAAGATTATATAGACCAATTGAACAAAAAATCTCAGAGGTGTTTGGTCCATTTATGGCCAATACCCATACGGAATCAAATATTACGAGTCTAATGATGACCGGAATTTATAATCAATCAAGAAAAATTATAAAGGAACATGTAAATGCCGATGAGAATGATGTCCTAATTCTTGATGGTTTTGGGATGACGTCCGTAATGAATAAATTTCAAAGAATATTGGGAATTAGGGTCCCAGAGCAATGGAAAGACCATATCAGACTCTCAGAAGAGGATAGACCGGTTGTTTTTCTTACACATATGGAGCATCATTCCAACCAAACCTCATGGCTTGAGACATTAGCAGATGTAGAGATAATTAGACCTGATTCCAAGGGTTTAATAGATGTGACTCATTTGAAACAACTACTTTCACATTATCGTGACCGAAAAGTTAAAATTGGCTCATTTACCGCGTGCTCGAACGTTACAGGCATACAAACACCTTTTCATCAATTGGCCAAAATCATGCATAAACATGGTGGACTTTGCATTGTAGATTTTGCTGCCTCTGCGCCATATATAAAGATTGATATGCACCCCGAAGATCCTATGGAAAAACTGGATGCTATTCTCTTTTCTCCACACAAATTTCTAGGTGGACCTGGTACGAGTGGTGTTCTTATTTTTGATAAAAGGATTTATACAAATAGAGTGCCGGATCACCCAGGCGGCGGAACAGTTACATGGACAAATCCTTGGGGTGAACACCATTACATCAACGACATTGAGCATAGAGAGGATGGTGGAACACCTGGGATCCTACAGGCGATTCGTTCAGCTCTATGTATAAAATTAAAGGAACAAATGGGTGTTGAAAAAATTATAGCCAGAGAAAAAGAACAGCTTGAACTACTTTTAACTGGATTAAAGGATATTCCTAATATGCATGTATTAGAGAGTCAGCAAGAAAAAAGAATTGGTATTGTTTCTTTTACTATTACGAACATTCATTACAATCTAATTGTTCGTTTGCTAAACGATCGATTTGGATTTCAGGTTCGCGGAGGTTGCTCTTGTGCAGGAACATATGGACACTACTTATTGGATATTGATCAAAATAAATCGAAGCAAATCGCTGAACAAATTGATCAGGGAGATCTATCTACTAAACCAGGGTGGGTAAGGTTCTCGATACATCCAATCATGACAAATGCAGAAGTTTTATTATTTGTAGATGCTATAAAAGAGATAACTAGAAACATTGGTGAATGGAAAAAGGATTACGTATATGATCCTGCCAGTAATGATTATTTCTTTAACCAACACGTTAGACAGGATATGTCGCCATTGTTTAGTCTTGATGAAGTATAG
- a CDS encoding polysaccharide deacetylase family protein, with protein sequence MFRGVLLFFLIMLCLPGHTLAQQKIPILIYHSIDEYNGKGSKELFVTPENFEKQMIYLKNQGYTLLTFERWQEADKINKPIFITFDDGYKNNLTAFTILQKLRDDKFRPTATFFVITDFIGHSNRLSQSDLKMMSETGVISVQSHTATHPDLTKSGDIKGELKGSKEKIENITGKPVTALAYPYGNFNERVAAETKKYYLFGLTTTPEIYTKKGIKDELFYLPRIYVKYSTTLEEFANLITK encoded by the coding sequence ATGTTTAGAGGAGTTTTATTGTTTTTTCTTATTATGCTATGCCTTCCAGGACATACACTTGCCCAGCAGAAAATTCCAATCTTAATTTATCATTCAATTGATGAATATAACGGAAAAGGGTCTAAGGAGTTATTTGTTACACCTGAGAATTTTGAAAAGCAAATGATTTATTTGAAAAATCAAGGATACACATTATTAACATTTGAACGGTGGCAGGAAGCAGATAAAATAAATAAACCTATTTTCATCACATTTGATGATGGCTATAAAAATAATCTTACTGCGTTTACTATCCTACAAAAGCTAAGGGATGACAAATTTAGACCGACTGCAACTTTCTTTGTAATTACTGACTTTATCGGTCATTCCAATCGATTGTCCCAATCTGATCTGAAGATGATGTCAGAAACTGGTGTAATCTCAGTACAGTCTCACACTGCTACCCATCCGGATTTGACAAAATCAGGTGATATCAAGGGTGAATTAAAGGGTTCCAAGGAAAAAATTGAAAACATAACGGGAAAGCCTGTGACCGCACTTGCATATCCCTATGGGAACTTTAATGAAAGAGTGGCCGCAGAAACGAAAAAGTATTATTTATTTGGATTGACTACAACACCCGAAATCTATACAAAAAAGGGAATAAAAGATGAACTCTTTTACTTGCCGCGAATTTATGTTAAGTACTCAACCACTTTAGAAGAGTTCGCAAATTTAATTACAAAATAA
- a CDS encoding immune inhibitor A domain-containing protein: MNKFIKTSLSSVMLAGTLFAGFPSIDASSKDIALIHKAEASSFSSNSSLDLAIVNEERLIESFIKQGLLSKDSSEEVKQKFLKNYLKLKGKQSNVKESDPLAAKVKAAEAQKQNKFKEFNNGLLNGEGKKNGHLKGNPDPVQEIPHTGDVRKDKVLVLAVEYSDFAHNNINPSETDNYYEDYPLRHYEDMIFGDDGVVGPNGEDFVSMKQFYKEQSGGTYSVDGKAFGWLKVPGTAKFYGADRASGGHDNVTPGGSKQLVVDTYKAAIAAGVPVEDYDLEDPHDFDGDGNLLEKDGLVDHLMIIHSGVGQEAGGGSLGDDAIWSHRSAKFVDLDGYDASIQNPIGKPGFYDYTMMPEDGATGVFAHEYGHDLGYPDEYDTVYSGTGEAVAYWSIMASGSWAGKIGGTEPTGFSPLAKSYFQSYLSGNWTNDTVELDWNEVTTKGTQVLLDQANSPNGKNAIAAKVNLPQKKTPVNTPAAGSFEYWGGQADEMDTNMVTDVDLTGKISATLTFDAWYDIEPQWDFAFVQVSTDNGTTWKSLGNGNTRSDVVPEGYPTILTSMPGFTGNSNGWQAQSFDLSEYKGQKIKLRLRYATDWGTSFIGFFADNIKVVADGQTLVDDGGENATSPFTINGFTKMDGNKLTNHYYLLEWRNHKGVDEGLAHIARGNSLMSYDSGLVVWYVDDSFTDNWTGEHPGEGFVGVVDAHPNTDLKWNFANGSAPVQASTRFHIADAAFGLNPTSGLNLDYSGLQTLFGPSQPAVSLFNDSNSFENTFMPDAGRTIGNFGLKVRVNGQAKDKSVGSVVIYK, translated from the coding sequence TTGAATAAGTTTATAAAAACTAGTCTTTCTTCTGTTATGCTTGCAGGTACATTATTTGCTGGATTCCCAAGTATTGATGCTTCATCCAAGGATATTGCACTCATACATAAAGCTGAAGCCTCTTCCTTTTCTTCAAACAGCTCACTCGATTTAGCGATTGTGAATGAAGAGAGATTAATAGAATCTTTTATTAAACAAGGGCTCCTCTCTAAAGATTCATCTGAAGAGGTAAAGCAAAAATTCCTAAAGAACTACCTTAAGTTAAAAGGAAAGCAATCAAACGTTAAGGAGTCTGACCCGTTAGCAGCAAAAGTAAAGGCTGCGGAAGCCCAAAAGCAAAATAAATTTAAAGAATTTAACAATGGTTTATTGAATGGAGAAGGAAAGAAAAACGGACATTTAAAGGGTAATCCAGATCCAGTCCAGGAAATACCCCACACTGGTGATGTACGAAAGGACAAGGTATTAGTCCTAGCAGTAGAATACTCTGACTTTGCTCATAATAACATTAATCCATCCGAGACTGACAACTATTATGAAGACTATCCTCTTAGACACTATGAAGATATGATTTTCGGTGATGATGGCGTTGTAGGACCCAATGGTGAAGATTTTGTTTCAATGAAACAATTTTATAAAGAGCAATCAGGCGGTACCTACTCAGTAGATGGGAAAGCATTTGGTTGGTTAAAGGTTCCTGGAACGGCAAAGTTTTATGGTGCTGACCGAGCATCTGGTGGACATGATAACGTTACTCCAGGCGGATCCAAACAACTGGTGGTTGATACCTATAAAGCTGCCATAGCAGCTGGAGTTCCTGTCGAGGATTATGATTTGGAAGACCCACATGATTTTGATGGAGATGGAAATCTGTTAGAAAAAGATGGTCTCGTTGACCACTTAATGATTATTCATTCAGGTGTAGGTCAAGAAGCTGGTGGTGGTTCTCTTGGGGATGATGCAATTTGGTCTCATCGCTCAGCAAAGTTTGTTGACTTAGATGGATACGATGCATCAATTCAAAACCCAATTGGTAAACCAGGTTTTTACGATTACACGATGATGCCTGAAGACGGGGCAACAGGTGTGTTCGCTCATGAATATGGACATGATTTAGGATACCCGGATGAATATGATACAGTGTACTCTGGTACTGGTGAGGCAGTTGCTTACTGGTCGATTATGGCAAGTGGTTCATGGGCTGGTAAAATCGGCGGTACAGAGCCAACTGGATTCTCTCCATTGGCAAAATCATATTTCCAATCCTATCTAAGTGGAAATTGGACAAATGACACTGTTGAATTAGACTGGAATGAAGTAACTACAAAAGGAACACAAGTGTTACTTGATCAAGCAAACTCACCAAATGGGAAAAACGCAATTGCTGCTAAAGTAAACTTGCCTCAAAAGAAAACGCCAGTAAACACTCCTGCTGCGGGTAGCTTTGAATATTGGGGTGGACAAGCAGATGAAATGGATACCAATATGGTAACTGATGTTGATTTAACAGGCAAAATCTCTGCTACACTTACTTTTGACGCTTGGTATGATATTGAACCACAATGGGATTTCGCCTTCGTACAAGTTTCAACTGATAACGGTACAACCTGGAAGTCATTAGGAAATGGAAATACCCGTTCGGATGTGGTACCAGAGGGTTATCCAACGATTTTAACTTCTATGCCGGGATTCACTGGTAATTCTAACGGATGGCAAGCACAATCCTTTGATTTATCAGAATATAAAGGTCAGAAAATTAAGCTTCGTCTTCGCTATGCAACTGACTGGGGTACCTCTTTCATCGGCTTCTTTGCTGATAATATCAAAGTGGTTGCTGATGGGCAAACTCTAGTAGATGATGGTGGTGAAAATGCGACATCTCCATTTACAATAAATGGTTTTACAAAGATGGATGGAAATAAATTAACAAATCATTACTATCTCCTTGAATGGCGTAACCATAAGGGTGTCGATGAAGGTCTCGCTCATATTGCGCGTGGTAACTCCTTAATGAGTTATGATAGTGGATTAGTTGTTTGGTATGTGGATGACAGCTTTACTGACAACTGGACAGGAGAACACCCTGGTGAAGGATTCGTAGGAGTTGTAGATGCACATCCAAATACAGACTTAAAATGGAACTTTGCAAACGGTTCAGCACCAGTCCAAGCATCTACTCGTTTTCATATTGCAGATGCTGCATTTGGTTTAAATCCAACTTCTGGATTAAATCTTGACTATTCAGGTCTTCAAACATTGTTTGGACCAAGTCAGCCAGCGGTTTCACTTTTTAATGACAGCAACTCTTTTGAAAACACATTCATGCCAGATGCTGGTCGTACTATTGGAAACTTTGGCCTAAAGGTTCGTGTAAATGGACAAGCAAAAGACAAATCAGTTGGTTCAGTTGTAATCTACAAATAA
- a CDS encoding DUF3784 domain-containing protein, translating to MWGLLAVHSLVIILFLILGWAVRKKEGYWLISGFASRPKEEQEELIDNGYPQKVGSLLILTAIGMLILLPLMFTSFKYATEVQFGFMSIFLMGGIIYLTKYEVPKKRKRSYIISISLLIAVIGGLSTLTFFSYQGY from the coding sequence ATGTGGGGACTTTTAGCTGTACATAGTCTTGTGATAATTCTGTTCCTTATCCTCGGTTGGGCAGTAAGGAAAAAGGAAGGCTATTGGCTGATTTCAGGATTCGCTTCACGACCGAAGGAAGAACAAGAGGAGTTAATTGACAATGGTTATCCCCAGAAGGTAGGTAGTTTACTTATTTTAACGGCTATTGGCATGTTGATTCTGCTTCCCCTAATGTTTACCTCGTTTAAATATGCAACGGAAGTTCAATTTGGATTTATGAGCATATTTTTAATGGGGGGAATTATTTATCTAACTAAATATGAAGTTCCAAAAAAGCGGAAGCGCAGTTATATCATTAGTATTTCTCTGTTAATCGCCGTTATTGGGGGCTTGAGTACTCTTACTTTTTTTAGCTATCAAGGGTACTAG
- a CDS encoding L,D-transpeptidase family protein, with protein MIHIVKRGDTLYQISLDYRVSLGSLYAANPGVNYQQLYVGQKIQIPGLPDPNTIPYSIQISIGKRRLSLYRNGKLEKIYPIAVGKMLTGTPTGDFVIVNRQMNPGGPYGVLWLSLSKQGYGIHGTNNPSSIGKAVSAGCVRMHNRDVLQLAEKVPNGTRVIIRPT; from the coding sequence ATGATTCACATTGTAAAGCGGGGCGATACACTATACCAAATCTCTTTGGATTATCGGGTAAGTCTCGGCAGTCTTTATGCGGCTAATCCTGGGGTCAATTACCAACAATTATATGTTGGACAAAAAATTCAAATCCCTGGTCTGCCAGATCCAAATACGATCCCCTATTCGATCCAAATTTCGATTGGGAAAAGAAGACTTTCGTTATACAGAAATGGAAAGTTAGAAAAAATCTATCCGATTGCGGTTGGGAAAATGCTAACAGGAACCCCGACAGGTGACTTTGTCATTGTTAACCGACAGATGAATCCAGGTGGACCTTATGGTGTATTGTGGCTTTCTTTATCCAAGCAGGGCTATGGAATTCATGGCACAAATAATCCTAGTTCGATAGGTAAAGCTGTTTCAGCGGGTTGTGTTAGGATGCATAACCGGGATGTACTTCAACTAGCCGAAAAGGTTCCAAATGGCACAAGGGTAATCATTCGACCGACTTAA
- a CDS encoding PH domain-containing protein: protein MYGDEWGYEDITSIELMEKLPEVTVRTNGVGLPTLSKGHFKVKDYGSSLLFIQKESSPYIYIELKDMKIFINDKDTEQTRLWFEQLSEKADISQ from the coding sequence ATGTATGGGGATGAATGGGGTTATGAGGATATTACTTCGATTGAATTAATGGAAAAACTGCCAGAGGTTACCGTACGAACTAATGGCGTGGGTCTGCCTACACTTTCAAAGGGACATTTTAAAGTGAAAGATTATGGCAGCAGCTTACTCTTTATTCAGAAAGAATCGTCACCATATATTTATATAGAATTGAAGGATATGAAGATATTTATAAATGATAAAGACACTGAGCAGACGCGACTTTGGTTTGAGCAACTCAGCGAAAAAGCTGATATATCTCAATAA